From a region of the Fibrobacter sp. UWB16 genome:
- a CDS encoding carbohydrate binding domain-containing protein gives MFGKIFKKAHCVLSLAVLASLTTFSFADNINVNGTNRTMNVYAPKNIEKGRPLIIQMHGMNQDAPYQQNAAKWEPIADTARFVVVFPNGQNKAWDIGGDKDINFLKAIINEMYNKYGIDKNRVYVSGFSMGGMMSYHAANKMGDMIAAIAPVSGGGGVNSPKRAMPIMHTHGTSDDVVNYSSTVNTLKGWVSAQKCSSSSKVTKPYPSSKPGSAASLEVWSGCKDNVEVRLLTIAGKGHWYSMDEAVSVNTSVEIWNFVKNYSLDGSSLPPPIQVPTDRDSIFNGGFDSTDVAWTLQTHGSAAATGDVKNGKYQLDISAIGTENYQVQVIQHDLHLEKGQWYEVSFDASAGASRTLEVNVEQHTDPWASYLTEKKNFEIGKESKKYSFQFQMTAATDKDSRLSFNAGASTGTLTLDNVTLKKIAEPDPGTIALAPYLRLQTASGKFGVYNLAGKRLGFVEIIENDVPNIQKTMKNAGFGKGVYILRNKTRSFMLPVDR, from the coding sequence ATGTTTGGTAAAATTTTTAAGAAGGCGCATTGCGTCCTTTCTCTTGCCGTATTGGCGAGTCTCACCACTTTTTCATTTGCAGACAACATTAATGTGAACGGCACGAACCGTACCATGAATGTGTATGCGCCGAAAAATATTGAAAAGGGCCGCCCGCTCATCATCCAGATGCACGGTATGAATCAGGATGCCCCGTATCAGCAGAACGCCGCCAAGTGGGAGCCGATTGCCGATACCGCACGATTTGTGGTCGTGTTCCCGAACGGTCAAAACAAGGCCTGGGACATCGGTGGCGACAAGGACATCAATTTCCTCAAGGCGATTATCAACGAAATGTACAACAAGTACGGCATTGACAAAAATCGCGTGTATGTTTCGGGATTCTCGATGGGCGGCATGATGAGCTACCATGCGGCAAACAAGATGGGCGATATGATTGCTGCCATTGCCCCGGTTTCTGGTGGCGGTGGCGTGAACTCGCCCAAGCGCGCCATGCCGATTATGCATACCCACGGCACTTCCGATGACGTGGTAAATTACAGCAGCACCGTGAATACCCTCAAGGGCTGGGTCTCTGCGCAAAAATGCTCTTCAAGTTCCAAAGTCACAAAGCCGTATCCATCAAGCAAGCCGGGTTCTGCCGCCTCTCTCGAAGTCTGGAGCGGCTGCAAGGATAACGTCGAAGTCCGCTTGCTCACCATTGCAGGCAAGGGCCACTGGTATTCCATGGACGAGGCGGTCAGTGTCAACACGAGCGTTGAAATCTGGAATTTTGTCAAGAATTATTCGCTGGACGGCTCTTCGCTTCCGCCGCCAATTCAGGTGCCGACCGACCGCGACAGCATTTTCAACGGTGGCTTCGATTCGACCGACGTGGCCTGGACTTTACAGACTCACGGCAGTGCCGCTGCTACAGGTGACGTGAAAAATGGCAAGTATCAGCTTGACATTTCTGCCATCGGCACGGAAAATTACCAGGTGCAGGTGATTCAGCACGACTTGCACCTCGAAAAAGGTCAGTGGTACGAAGTGAGCTTTGATGCTAGCGCTGGCGCCTCTCGCACGCTCGAAGTAAACGTGGAACAGCACACGGATCCGTGGGCAAGCTACCTCACCGAAAAGAAGAATTTTGAAATCGGCAAGGAATCCAAGAAGTATTCTTTCCAGTTCCAGATGACCGCCGCCACCGACAAGGATTCCCGCTTGAGCTTCAATGCGGGCGCCTCGACAGGCACGCTCACGCTTGATAATGTCACGCTCAAGAAAATTGCGGAACCGGACCCGGGAACAATTGCACTTGCGCCATATCTCCGCCTCCAAACGGCAAGCGGCAAGTTCGGTGTCTATAACCTCGCGGGCAAACGCCTTGGATTTGTCGAAATCATCGAAAACGACGTGCCGAACATCCAAAAAACGATGAAAAATGCTGGCTTTGGCAAGGGCGTTTACATCTTGCGCAACAAAACACGTTCGTTCATGTTGCCCGTTGACCGGTAA
- a CDS encoding carbohydrate-binding protein, translating into MFGLNKKNGRKFGVLASLALAGLVSQAFAHPDSLVLTPPLGWNSWNVFHENINEKQIQEIADAMVNSGLKDAGYIYLNLDDNWMDTKRDAQGNLQNNPKTFPSGMKAIADYVHKKGLKFGLYGDRGKRTCHHYNSNWQSESGSNGHEVQDAKKLAEWGVDYWKYDNCDSDPRTQEKDYTAMSNALRNSGRDIVFSICMWEYKDWMPKIANLWRTTFDIGPEWISTSWYRGVYEIIDANNKYWQIAKPGHWNDPDMLEVGNRGLSYEEQRSQMTMWSIMAAPIMISSDVRNMSNETKELYLNKDMIAINQDSLGVQGHRISDKNGKQVWTKPLKNGDIAVALLNNNNSTQTVECNFKDIGVEGEVEVRDAWKKKDLGPVSSVSIELPAHGSALLRLVLKPVPREPFKGKPLDIPGKIEVEDFDVNGVGQGNTTYNESDTENHGDSDYRPGTGVDLYKKATGVIVGYNQAGEWLEYTVNVAASGKYTMKASVASANSTSSFKLSMDGKDITDEIPVPAATEGEDNYDEYNEVKADVNLTEGEHILRFTVTGDWMDIDYIEFVDEKVGLAKTRLTSFESENSYNVFSATGKHLGRVDLNGASMPQALKNAGYARGTYMVRSVKGNQIQRVNVR; encoded by the coding sequence ATGTTTGGTTTGAACAAGAAAAATGGTCGCAAGTTTGGAGTGCTAGCTTCTTTGGCTTTAGCGGGATTGGTTTCCCAGGCCTTTGCGCATCCGGATAGCTTGGTGCTTACGCCCCCGCTCGGGTGGAACAGCTGGAACGTTTTCCACGAAAACATCAACGAAAAGCAGATTCAGGAAATTGCCGACGCGATGGTCAATTCCGGCCTGAAGGATGCGGGCTACATCTACCTGAACCTTGACGATAACTGGATGGACACCAAGCGCGATGCCCAGGGCAACCTCCAGAACAACCCGAAGACTTTCCCGAGTGGCATGAAGGCCATCGCTGATTACGTGCATAAGAAGGGCCTGAAGTTTGGCCTTTACGGCGACCGTGGCAAACGCACCTGCCACCATTACAATAGCAACTGGCAAAGCGAAAGTGGTTCCAACGGCCACGAAGTTCAGGACGCCAAGAAGCTCGCTGAATGGGGCGTTGACTACTGGAAGTACGATAACTGCGACTCGGATCCGAGAACGCAGGAAAAAGATTACACTGCAATGTCCAACGCTCTCCGCAATTCCGGACGCGACATCGTGTTCAGCATTTGCATGTGGGAATACAAGGACTGGATGCCGAAAATTGCTAACCTCTGGCGCACCACTTTCGACATTGGTCCCGAATGGATTTCGACTTCGTGGTACCGCGGCGTCTACGAAATTATCGATGCGAACAACAAGTATTGGCAGATTGCAAAGCCCGGTCACTGGAATGACCCGGACATGCTCGAAGTAGGTAACAGAGGCCTCTCTTACGAGGAACAGCGCTCCCAGATGACGATGTGGTCCATCATGGCTGCTCCCATCATGATCAGTTCCGATGTGCGCAACATGAGCAACGAGACTAAGGAACTCTACCTGAACAAGGACATGATTGCCATTAACCAGGACTCCTTGGGCGTTCAGGGCCACCGCATTTCTGACAAGAATGGCAAGCAGGTTTGGACCAAGCCTTTGAAAAATGGCGATATCGCCGTGGCGCTTCTCAATAACAACAATTCTACCCAGACCGTCGAATGCAACTTTAAAGACATTGGCGTGGAAGGCGAAGTAGAAGTCCGCGATGCCTGGAAAAAGAAGGATTTGGGACCGGTCTCTAGTGTTTCTATTGAACTCCCGGCTCATGGTTCTGCACTGCTCCGCTTGGTTTTAAAGCCGGTTCCGCGCGAACCGTTCAAGGGCAAGCCTCTTGACATTCCGGGTAAGATCGAAGTGGAAGATTTCGATGTGAACGGCGTGGGTCAGGGCAACACCACTTACAACGAAAGCGATACAGAAAATCACGGCGATTCCGATTACCGCCCGGGTACTGGCGTGGACCTTTACAAGAAGGCTACCGGTGTCATTGTTGGCTACAACCAGGCAGGCGAATGGCTTGAATACACCGTGAACGTTGCCGCATCTGGAAAATACACCATGAAGGCTTCCGTGGCTTCGGCCAATAGCACTTCGAGCTTCAAGCTCTCCATGGATGGCAAGGACATTACTGATGAAATCCCGGTTCCTGCTGCAACTGAGGGCGAAGACAATTATGACGAATACAACGAGGTCAAGGCCGACGTGAACTTGACCGAGGGTGAACACATTCTCCGCTTTACTGTAACCGGCGACTGGATGGATATTGACTACATCGAGTTCGTTGATGAAAAGGTTGGGCTTGCAAAAACTCGTCTCACGTCGTTTGAATCCGAGAATTCCTACAACGTGTTCAGCGCAACGGGTAAGCACCTCGGCCGCGTGGACTTGAATGGCGCTAGCATGCCGCAGGCGCTCAAGAACGCTGGGTATGCACGTGGCACGTACATGGTGCGCTCTGTCAAGGGTAACCAAATCCAGCGTGTGAACGTTCGCTAA
- a CDS encoding carbohydrate-binding protein, with amino-acid sequence MSFKTIGHLAAVSALFLGATVATAADQATFYVAPNGSDSNKGTEEAPFKTITQAQKAVRAINGTMTGDISVILRGGTYQLSSTVNFTEADGGKDGFYVRYKAYPNETPLITGGIPMSGWTIHDEKNNIWKVEGVDARFRQMYVNGKKAIRARMPNLLDNGDHNFFRLNKVDSAGSAFLVNNSDIGEANWKNLNKVEIHLMIAWAESILRLESATKNGNVTKLEPRDPERTKLFKRKYPMLGTAFMSNPPKQQVYYLENAYEFIDQPGEWYLDESTGTLYYKARAGENMATANVVVPRVNTLFSILGKDTKNKVGYMSFEGITFANSNFLRPSEEGFLDLQASMFNIDVLPENGRLGSNKFLLWRPDAGFRVENAHHFKIKNCTFTQMAATGLDFVSGTNDDVIEGNVFYEIGGCGIMLGKFSQDSTTEIHIPYNPTDKDEISTRDTIRYNLVTNVTNEHQGAVGIAAGYPRYVVIENNEVSYTNYSGISVGYGWTKSETAMTNNKINKNNIHHIARLLCDSGPIYTLSNQGTGSEIKENYIHDMSQSKWSDYWILPIYLDEGSSGFAVENNSYKNAPSGVGRNAPGQFTEKNNNGYIASVAEAAGLQGEFKNIGDRINTIPLPDFSNVVPQAPFVDNMTIPGTIEMENYDEGGQSISFNDKDFVNEGGVYREDGVDITQIDSTDKSKGYAVGYTQAGEWMEYTVNVTAGEYVFLANVATGLEGSSFQLFLDGKAISDTIVAPKGEDWNTYGTVEGKTIALEAGEHVLRVAITGAYLNIDWIKFGKSKDEIISIKPNVRYGLNMDISRSSTLNVFDIRGQHMGVIRVMGMPTTSSVMQAMHAKNFKSGVYFVQSVNKAFGKMIQVK; translated from the coding sequence ATGAGCTTCAAAACAATTGGTCATCTTGCCGCAGTTTCTGCACTCTTCCTGGGTGCTACAGTTGCAACAGCCGCTGATCAGGCTACTTTCTATGTCGCTCCCAATGGTAGCGATTCCAACAAGGGTACCGAAGAGGCCCCGTTCAAGACCATTACGCAGGCACAAAAGGCTGTGCGCGCCATCAACGGCACCATGACGGGCGATATTTCGGTCATTCTCCGTGGCGGTACCTACCAGCTTTCGTCTACGGTCAATTTTACTGAGGCTGATGGCGGTAAGGATGGTTTCTACGTCCGCTATAAAGCCTATCCGAACGAAACTCCGCTTATTACGGGCGGTATCCCGATGTCTGGCTGGACGATTCACGATGAAAAGAACAATATCTGGAAGGTCGAAGGTGTCGATGCCCGTTTCCGCCAGATGTACGTGAACGGCAAAAAGGCAATTCGCGCGCGTATGCCGAACTTGCTCGATAACGGCGACCATAACTTCTTCCGCTTGAACAAAGTGGACTCTGCCGGCAGCGCCTTCCTCGTCAACAACAGCGATATTGGCGAAGCCAACTGGAAGAATTTGAACAAAGTTGAAATCCACTTGATGATTGCCTGGGCCGAAAGCATTTTGCGCCTTGAATCGGCTACAAAGAACGGCAATGTCACAAAGCTTGAACCGCGCGACCCAGAAAGAACAAAGCTCTTTAAGCGCAAATACCCGATGCTTGGCACGGCTTTCATGAGCAATCCGCCGAAGCAGCAGGTCTACTACCTCGAAAATGCTTACGAATTTATCGACCAGCCGGGCGAATGGTACTTGGACGAATCGACCGGTACGCTTTATTACAAGGCCCGCGCAGGCGAAAACATGGCGACCGCAAATGTTGTCGTTCCGCGCGTCAATACGCTCTTCAGCATTCTCGGTAAGGATACAAAGAACAAAGTTGGTTACATGTCTTTTGAAGGCATAACCTTTGCAAACTCCAATTTCTTGCGTCCGAGCGAAGAAGGCTTCCTGGATTTGCAGGCAAGTATGTTCAACATTGATGTGCTCCCGGAAAATGGCCGCCTCGGCAGCAATAAGTTCCTCCTCTGGCGTCCGGATGCTGGTTTCCGCGTCGAAAATGCGCACCATTTCAAAATCAAGAATTGCACGTTCACGCAGATGGCTGCAACTGGTCTTGACTTTGTCTCTGGTACAAATGATGACGTGATTGAAGGCAACGTATTCTATGAAATCGGCGGCTGCGGCATTATGCTCGGCAAGTTCTCTCAAGACTCCACGACCGAAATTCACATCCCGTACAACCCGACCGACAAGGACGAAATCAGTACCCGCGATACAATCCGTTACAACCTCGTGACAAACGTGACGAATGAACATCAGGGCGCTGTGGGCATTGCCGCCGGGTATCCGCGTTATGTCGTCATCGAAAATAACGAAGTGTCCTATACAAACTATTCCGGTATCTCTGTGGGTTATGGCTGGACCAAGAGCGAAACAGCCATGACGAACAACAAAATTAATAAGAACAACATCCACCACATTGCCCGTTTGCTTTGCGACTCCGGTCCGATTTATACATTGAGCAACCAGGGCACGGGTAGCGAAATCAAGGAAAACTACATCCATGATATGTCCCAGTCCAAGTGGTCGGATTACTGGATTTTGCCGATTTATCTTGACGAAGGCTCTAGTGGCTTTGCTGTCGAAAACAACTCTTACAAGAACGCTCCGAGCGGCGTTGGCCGTAACGCTCCGGGTCAGTTTACCGAAAAGAACAACAATGGCTACATCGCTTCTGTTGCCGAAGCGGCAGGCCTTCAGGGCGAATTCAAGAACATCGGGGATCGCATCAACACTATCCCGCTTCCGGACTTCTCCAATGTGGTTCCGCAGGCTCCGTTTGTCGACAACATGACAATCCCGGGTACCATCGAAATGGAAAACTACGATGAAGGTGGCCAGAGCATTTCTTTCAACGATAAGGACTTTGTGAACGAAGGCGGCGTCTACCGCGAAGATGGCGTGGACATCACTCAGATTGATTCTACGGACAAGTCTAAGGGCTACGCTGTGGGTTACACGCAAGCTGGCGAATGGATGGAATACACCGTGAATGTCACAGCTGGTGAATACGTGTTCCTCGCTAACGTGGCTACCGGTCTCGAAGGCTCTAGCTTCCAGCTCTTCTTGGATGGCAAGGCGATTAGCGATACGATTGTTGCCCCGAAGGGCGAAGACTGGAATACTTATGGCACTGTCGAAGGCAAGACGATCGCTCTTGAAGCTGGTGAACATGTGCTTCGCGTGGCCATCACGGGCGCTTACTTGAACATCGACTGGATCAAGTTCGGCAAGTCCAAGGATGAAATCATTTCCATCAAGCCGAATGTCCGTTATGGCTTGAACATGGATATCTCTCGCAGCTCTACGCTGAACGTGTTTGATATCCGTGGCCAGCACATGGGCGTCATCCGCGTGATGGGCATGCCGACAACGAGCTCTGTAATGCAGGCTATGCATGCAAAGAACTTCAAGTCTGGTGTCTACTTTGTCCAGAGCGTGAACAAGGCATTTGGCAAAATGATTCAGGTAAAATAA
- a CDS encoding family 43 glycosylhydrolase, whose product MKLTNKLLFAFGLGFASNAFAENPIIQTYYSPDPAPVVFGDTVCVYTGNDEGGSFFTMHGWRVSCTTDMVNWTDMGELILTNESFGGNAKKNGDWAAQVVRRNGKYYYYVTVESTRGGRAINVAVADKPEGPFKDARNGQHLAGPNWDYIDPTVWIDDDGQAWLYWGNPKLYYAKLKENMIEFDGDIKVTDMSRGFSPSGNSVYTEGPWIHKRDKKYYMIYASHGVPEKISYSTSDSPTGPWKWGGVIMDQGNGTAFTNHSGLIDFKGRSFFFYHNQKNVSGGGYSRSTAVEEFTWNADGSIPTIKSTNDGVKKPIKNLDPFTRVEAETKSWVGGINVDKSGGYTIIKHVAKQGDNVYLTNMGSNFYTKVRSVDMGDGADRIIVCTRGNGGKIELHAKSETGATLATMNIPASSSWQENTFDLKDAAGVEDLFFVVKQGGFDFDYWYMESEKTAVPQTPFKEVASAIPGKIEAEDYDVGGHNKAFYDNDRENKGGAYREDEVDIVQIDSTDKSKGYALGYTEDGEWVEYTINNQLASEYTIVLNMATASDDVGVQFFIDDKEITDVIKAEKGEDWDHYSTVEAKTKEIPKGEHVLRMQIVGNFVNVDWFKFCMGFDCEESSIALPKSRVELQIPEKIYAVFGMTGKFLGNVEVNGQSVAKSIRAAGFVPGVYMVRSVGQSKTFRVLVK is encoded by the coding sequence ATGAAACTTACAAATAAACTTTTGTTCGCATTTGGACTTGGTTTTGCGTCCAATGCATTTGCAGAAAACCCGATTATCCAGACGTACTATTCGCCGGATCCGGCTCCGGTCGTGTTTGGCGATACCGTCTGCGTGTACACGGGTAACGACGAAGGCGGTTCCTTCTTTACCATGCACGGTTGGCGCGTCTCTTGCACCACCGATATGGTGAACTGGACCGATATGGGCGAACTCATCCTCACGAATGAAAGCTTTGGTGGCAATGCCAAGAAAAACGGTGACTGGGCTGCTCAAGTTGTTCGTCGCAATGGCAAGTATTACTACTACGTGACTGTAGAATCGACTCGCGGTGGCCGCGCTATCAACGTTGCCGTGGCAGACAAGCCCGAAGGCCCGTTCAAGGATGCGCGCAATGGACAGCATCTCGCAGGCCCGAACTGGGATTACATTGACCCGACCGTTTGGATTGATGACGATGGCCAGGCTTGGCTCTACTGGGGCAACCCGAAGCTCTATTATGCTAAGCTCAAAGAAAACATGATTGAGTTCGATGGCGATATCAAGGTGACGGACATGAGTCGCGGATTCTCTCCGAGCGGAAACTCCGTTTACACAGAAGGCCCGTGGATCCACAAGCGCGATAAGAAGTATTACATGATTTACGCTTCTCATGGCGTGCCTGAAAAGATTTCTTACTCCACCAGTGATTCTCCGACGGGTCCGTGGAAGTGGGGCGGCGTCATCATGGATCAGGGCAACGGGACTGCGTTCACAAACCATTCCGGTCTCATTGACTTCAAGGGCCGTAGCTTCTTCTTCTATCACAACCAGAAGAACGTGAGTGGCGGTGGCTATAGCCGTTCTACTGCAGTTGAAGAATTTACCTGGAATGCTGACGGTTCGATTCCGACCATCAAGTCTACGAATGATGGCGTCAAGAAACCGATCAAGAACCTTGACCCATTTACTCGCGTTGAAGCCGAAACGAAGTCTTGGGTCGGTGGCATCAACGTCGACAAGAGCGGTGGATACACCATCATCAAGCATGTGGCAAAGCAGGGCGATAACGTCTACCTCACCAACATGGGCTCGAACTTCTATACAAAGGTTCGCTCCGTGGACATGGGTGATGGCGCAGACCGCATCATTGTATGCACGAGAGGCAATGGTGGAAAGATTGAACTCCACGCTAAGTCCGAAACAGGTGCAACACTTGCAACAATGAACATCCCGGCAAGCTCCAGCTGGCAAGAAAACACCTTCGACTTGAAGGATGCTGCAGGCGTTGAAGACTTGTTCTTCGTTGTCAAGCAGGGTGGTTTCGATTTCGACTACTGGTACATGGAAAGCGAAAAGACTGCTGTTCCGCAGACCCCGTTCAAGGAAGTTGCATCTGCAATCCCGGGCAAGATTGAAGCGGAAGATTACGATGTCGGTGGTCACAACAAGGCCTTCTACGATAACGACCGCGAAAACAAGGGCGGCGCCTATCGCGAAGACGAAGTGGACATCGTGCAGATTGATTCTACGGACAAGTCTAAGGGCTACGCTCTCGGTTACACCGAAGATGGCGAATGGGTGGAATATACCATCAATAACCAGCTTGCTTCGGAATACACCATTGTATTGAACATGGCTACGGCATCTGATGATGTCGGCGTCCAGTTCTTCATTGACGACAAGGAAATTACCGATGTCATCAAGGCCGAAAAGGGCGAAGATTGGGATCATTATTCTACGGTTGAAGCAAAGACCAAGGAAATCCCGAAGGGCGAACATGTACTCAGAATGCAGATTGTCGGGAACTTCGTGAACGTGGACTGGTTCAAATTCTGCATGGGCTTTGATTGCGAAGAAAGCTCGATTGCTCTCCCGAAATCTCGCGTGGAACTCCAGATCCCTGAAAAGATTTACGCAGTCTTTGGCATGACCGGCAAGTTCCTCGGCAATGTTGAAGTGAACGGTCAGAGCGTTGCAAAGTCCATCCGCGCCGCAGGCTTTGTGCCGGGTGTGTACATGGTCCGCAGCGTTGGTCAGTCCAAGACCTTCCGCGTCCTCGTGAAGTGA